In the genome of Microbacterium saperdae, one region contains:
- a CDS encoding PadR family transcriptional regulator, translating to MSTTRLVVLGAVKQFQPVHGYFLRRELMTWHVDEWAHIQPGSIYNALRALEVDGYIAESGTETEGKRPARTTYSITPAGEVELQRMLRENLWNVAAFDTQAIMTVASFMFVLSRQEVIAGLEHRLIKSDAIISQNGFDVQDTLRSETTPKYVREIFDLSTARLTAEKQWLLDLLGRLRDGEYVFAGEAVAETAASSE from the coding sequence ATGTCGACCACCCGCCTCGTCGTCCTCGGCGCCGTGAAGCAGTTCCAGCCCGTGCACGGGTACTTCCTCCGCCGCGAGCTGATGACGTGGCACGTCGACGAGTGGGCGCACATCCAGCCCGGGTCCATCTACAACGCCCTGCGCGCGCTCGAGGTCGACGGCTATATCGCCGAGAGCGGCACCGAGACAGAGGGCAAGCGCCCGGCCCGCACGACCTACAGCATCACGCCGGCGGGAGAGGTCGAATTGCAGCGGATGCTGCGCGAGAACCTCTGGAACGTCGCCGCCTTCGACACGCAGGCCATCATGACGGTGGCCTCGTTCATGTTCGTGCTGAGCCGTCAGGAGGTGATCGCCGGCCTCGAGCACCGCCTCATCAAGAGCGACGCGATCATCAGCCAGAACGGGTTCGATGTGCAGGACACGCTGCGCTCCGAGACCACGCCGAAGTACGTCCGCGAGATCTTCGACCTCTCCACCGCACGCCTCACGGCCGAGAAGCAGTGGCTGCTCGACCTGCTCGGGCGCCTCCGCGACGGCGAGTACGTGTTCGCCGGCGAGGCGGTCGCGGAAACCGCCGCATCGTCCGAGTAG
- a CDS encoding PucR family transcriptional regulator has protein sequence MAIPDQPTLRALLSRRDLGLHLVSPDDSLAFDALDRPLRWVHSSDLADPTPFLAEDLVLLTTGTQFDEAGTADLYVSRLIDRGVLGLGFGTEVHRAGIPEELLTACVSHGLPLFEVPYRTPFIAVARAHSEAIAAQAYARRSWALDTQRGLALAALRPRGLDATLDELGRRLDAWVGMFDAAGALALAHPRDAVAQDVRERLGERVMEILTRGLEAGQSLTIDDHTFMLFTIGRGGHLRGVIALAIDALDQEARSVVTSVIAMAGLAMEQSEQLARSRRRLHTQLLASLLTDDPTLARRVLGSLPPAPVVVAVASDAPAGPMAEWWERHRAEHGTSVFLAESEDGVTMCLSADDDALLDEVAARFGVRIGVSDPDAYDSFARAHAQALTVLRQHGTHGVARYSDTVGSSILTALATDEARLVAESRLAPLREHDARTGAELEWSLRCWLEHDARAESAAAVLGVHRHTLRARIAQAGGLLGTDLSTFPARAELWTLLQTARE, from the coding sequence ATGGCCATTCCGGATCAGCCGACCCTGCGAGCCCTGCTGTCGCGCCGCGACCTGGGACTGCACCTGGTCTCCCCCGATGACTCGCTCGCCTTCGACGCACTCGACCGCCCCCTGCGGTGGGTGCACAGCTCCGACCTCGCCGATCCCACGCCCTTCCTGGCGGAGGACCTCGTCCTGCTCACCACGGGCACGCAGTTCGATGAAGCCGGTACGGCCGATCTCTACGTGAGCCGCCTGATCGACCGCGGAGTCCTCGGTCTCGGCTTCGGCACGGAGGTGCATCGCGCCGGCATCCCCGAGGAGCTCCTGACCGCCTGCGTCTCGCACGGCCTGCCCCTGTTCGAGGTCCCCTACCGCACGCCGTTCATCGCCGTGGCGCGCGCACACTCCGAGGCGATCGCTGCACAGGCGTATGCCCGCCGCTCCTGGGCCCTCGACACCCAACGCGGCCTCGCGCTCGCTGCTCTCCGCCCCCGCGGGCTCGACGCGACCCTGGACGAGCTCGGGCGCCGCCTCGACGCCTGGGTCGGGATGTTCGACGCCGCCGGAGCTCTCGCCCTCGCCCACCCCCGGGACGCAGTCGCGCAGGACGTGCGCGAGAGGCTCGGTGAGCGCGTGATGGAGATCCTGACCCGCGGACTCGAAGCGGGCCAGTCGCTCACGATCGACGACCACACCTTCATGCTGTTCACGATCGGGCGCGGAGGACACCTGCGCGGAGTGATCGCGCTCGCGATCGACGCGCTCGATCAGGAGGCACGCTCCGTCGTGACCTCGGTGATCGCGATGGCCGGGCTGGCGATGGAACAGAGCGAGCAACTCGCCCGCAGTCGACGACGCCTGCACACGCAGCTGCTCGCGTCGTTGCTCACCGACGACCCCACCCTCGCCAGACGGGTGCTGGGCAGCCTGCCTCCCGCTCCGGTGGTCGTGGCGGTCGCCTCGGATGCTCCGGCCGGCCCGATGGCGGAGTGGTGGGAACGGCATCGCGCTGAGCACGGCACCTCGGTGTTCCTCGCCGAATCCGAAGACGGCGTCACGATGTGCCTCTCCGCCGACGACGACGCCCTGCTCGACGAGGTGGCCGCGCGCTTCGGCGTGCGCATCGGCGTCTCCGACCCCGACGCGTACGACTCGTTCGCCCGAGCGCATGCGCAGGCCCTCACGGTGCTTCGACAGCACGGCACGCACGGGGTCGCCCGGTACTCCGACACGGTGGGGTCGAGCATCCTCACCGCACTCGCGACCGACGAGGCACGCCTCGTCGCCGAGTCGCGCCTCGCTCCGCTGCGTGAGCACGATGCCCGCACCGGTGCCGAGCTCGAATGGTCGCTGCGGTGCTGGCTGGAACACGACGCCCGCGCGGAGTCCGCCGCTGCCGTGCTCGGCGTGCACCGACACACGCTCCGCGCCCGGATCGCCCAGGCCGGGGGCCTGCTCGGCACGGACCTGTCGACGTTCCCCGCCCGAGCCGAGCTGTGGACTCTGCTGCAGACCGCCAGGGAGTGA
- a CDS encoding flavin reductase family protein produces MTTAATETLPRDRALRRAFSVYPTGVVALAAEVDGRAVGMAVNSFTSISLEPALVAISAARTSKTWPVLRAVPELGMSVLAAHHEPLSRLLSSREDDRFGTHGWHRSEHGAVLVQDAALWLTCRLHSTFDGGDHEVALYEIVDITVFDDVEPLVFQQSRYRAIAASELPG; encoded by the coding sequence ATGACGACTGCCGCGACTGAGACCCTGCCCAGGGATCGTGCCCTCCGCCGTGCCTTCTCGGTGTACCCGACCGGTGTCGTCGCCCTCGCCGCCGAGGTCGACGGGCGAGCGGTGGGGATGGCTGTCAACTCCTTCACCTCGATCTCGCTCGAGCCCGCGCTCGTGGCGATCAGCGCCGCGCGCACCTCGAAGACCTGGCCGGTCCTGCGTGCCGTGCCCGAACTGGGCATGAGCGTGCTCGCCGCGCATCACGAACCGCTCAGTCGACTGCTCTCCTCGCGGGAGGACGACCGCTTCGGCACCCACGGCTGGCACCGCAGCGAGCACGGCGCAGTGCTCGTGCAGGACGCGGCACTGTGGCTCACCTGCCGCCTGCACAGCACCTTCGACGGCGGAGACCATGAGGTCGCGCTCTACGAGATCGTCGACATCACGGTGTTCGACGACGTCGAGCCGTTGGTCTTCCAGCAGAGTCGCTACCGCGCGATCGCGGCATCCGAACTTCCGGGGTGA
- a CDS encoding PfkB family carbohydrate kinase, which translates to MSDTLSGVAVVGSANLDLVVEVSRPPHVGETLLGHAGGRYAGGKGLNQAVAAARSGAPTRFCAVVGQDEAGDELQRTLTDAGVAGVLRRTEAAPTGIAHVLALDDGDNSIIVAAGANAELGARDAVDGVAGAAVVLAQLEVPVPSVAAALRAAREWGALTLLNAAPAAAAALDLLPDVDILIVNETECAELGGVERLHAAGAAQIVLTRGAGGVTLHRIGAEPLYVTAFRIDPVDTTGAGDAFCGAFAAALAGGDDIGDALDRACAAGAIVAQHRGANTAALSAAAITELVATR; encoded by the coding sequence GTGTCTGACACCCTCTCGGGCGTCGCCGTGGTGGGGAGCGCGAACCTCGACCTCGTCGTCGAGGTCTCGCGCCCTCCCCACGTCGGCGAGACCCTGCTCGGGCATGCGGGTGGCCGCTACGCCGGAGGCAAGGGTCTCAATCAGGCGGTCGCCGCCGCACGCAGCGGCGCTCCCACCCGGTTCTGCGCCGTGGTCGGTCAGGATGAGGCGGGCGACGAGCTCCAGCGCACGCTGACGGATGCCGGTGTCGCCGGAGTGCTGCGGCGCACCGAGGCCGCGCCCACCGGGATCGCCCACGTGCTGGCGTTGGACGACGGCGACAACAGCATCATCGTCGCCGCCGGAGCGAACGCCGAGCTCGGCGCCCGTGATGCCGTCGACGGTGTCGCGGGCGCCGCGGTCGTGCTGGCGCAGCTGGAGGTGCCGGTTCCCAGCGTCGCTGCGGCCCTGCGTGCCGCACGGGAGTGGGGCGCGCTCACGCTGCTGAATGCGGCACCGGCCGCGGCCGCGGCCCTGGACCTGCTTCCCGACGTCGACATCCTCATCGTGAACGAGACGGAGTGCGCGGAGCTCGGCGGTGTCGAACGCCTGCACGCGGCCGGCGCCGCGCAGATCGTACTGACCCGCGGAGCCGGGGGAGTGACCCTGCACCGCATCGGCGCTGAGCCGCTGTATGTCACGGCGTTCCGCATCGATCCTGTCGACACGACGGGCGCCGGCGATGCCTTCTGCGGGGCGTTCGCCGCGGCGCTCGCCGGCGGGGACGACATCGGCGATGCGCTCGATCGCGCCTGCGCGGCCGGTGCGATCGTCGCGCAGCATCGCGGCGCCAACACCGCAGCGCTCAGCGCTGCGGCGATCACGGAGCTGGTCGCGACGCGCTGA
- a CDS encoding ABC transporter ATP-binding protein, which yields MSAAQGAGVEVRNVTKTFGVDGARVTVLDDVSLTIGMGEFVSVIGPSGCGKSTLLKVVAGLIDADSGSVTIDGESVAAASRDKKIGLVPQSPALLPWKTVQENVELPVRLNRRANGGRALRDPQELLSTFGLGQAMKKYPGQLSGGMQQRAAIARAFVFDPAIMLMDEPFSALDEMNRDLQRIALLEFWQSNRKAVMFVTHSVPEAIMLSDRIVVMAAHPGRIAAVIDVNLPRPRTEQAYATDEFRELEAVVRTTLRAQTEKAHV from the coding sequence ATGTCGGCCGCACAGGGCGCCGGCGTCGAGGTCCGGAACGTCACCAAGACGTTCGGTGTCGACGGTGCACGGGTGACCGTGCTCGACGATGTGAGCCTGACGATCGGCATGGGTGAGTTCGTGTCGGTGATCGGACCGAGCGGATGCGGCAAGTCGACCCTGCTCAAGGTCGTCGCCGGACTCATCGACGCCGATTCGGGCAGCGTGACGATCGACGGCGAGAGCGTCGCCGCGGCGTCGAGGGACAAGAAGATCGGCCTGGTGCCGCAATCTCCTGCCCTCCTCCCGTGGAAGACGGTGCAGGAGAACGTCGAACTGCCCGTGCGGCTGAACCGCAGGGCGAACGGGGGCCGCGCCCTGCGCGATCCCCAGGAGCTGCTGTCGACTTTCGGGCTCGGCCAGGCGATGAAGAAGTACCCGGGGCAGCTGTCCGGCGGTATGCAGCAGCGTGCCGCGATCGCCAGGGCATTCGTGTTCGATCCGGCCATCATGCTGATGGACGAGCCGTTCTCGGCGCTGGACGAGATGAACCGCGATCTGCAGCGGATCGCGCTGCTGGAGTTCTGGCAGTCGAACCGCAAGGCGGTCATGTTCGTCACCCACTCGGTGCCGGAGGCGATCATGCTCTCGGACCGCATCGTCGTGATGGCCGCCCACCCCGGGCGCATCGCGGCGGTGATCGATGTGAACCTGCCGCGGCCGCGTACCGAGCAGGCGTACGCGACAGACGAGTTCCGCGAACTGGAAGCAGTCGTGCGCACCACCCTGCGCGCGCAGACGGAGAAGGCCCATGTCTGA
- a CDS encoding riboflavin kinase, translating into MNAPVPRVLRGEVVPGDGRGRVLGFPTANLRCGDSPLPEDGIYAAWVRIDDELPAYRGTVSVGTNPTFAGERERRVEVHLHAVDVDLYGRALEVELVAYLRPTLCFADADALIAQSALDVADSDAALGR; encoded by the coding sequence GTGAACGCTCCGGTTCCGCGGGTGCTGCGCGGCGAGGTCGTGCCCGGCGACGGTCGCGGCCGCGTCCTGGGCTTTCCGACCGCGAACCTCCGGTGCGGGGACAGCCCGTTGCCGGAGGACGGGATCTACGCCGCGTGGGTGCGGATCGACGATGAGCTGCCCGCCTATCGCGGCACGGTGAGCGTCGGCACGAACCCCACATTCGCCGGTGAGCGCGAGCGTCGTGTCGAGGTGCACCTGCACGCGGTCGACGTCGACCTGTACGGGCGCGCTCTCGAGGTGGAGCTCGTCGCCTATCTGCGTCCGACGCTCTGCTTCGCCGACGCGGATGCGCTCATCGCGCAGTCGGCGCTCGACGTCGCTGACAGCGATGCTGCTCTCGGGCGCTGA
- a CDS encoding NtaA/DmoA family FMN-dependent monooxygenase (This protein belongs to a clade of FMN-dependent monooxygenases, within a broader family of flavin-dependent oxidoreductases, the luciferase-like monooxygenase (LMM) family, some of whose members use coenzyme F420 rather than FMN.) — MTDQNSVKQLRLGLFENAQANDSGTATWRHPDNKRYLFDKFEYWRDTARMVEDAGFDFLFLADAWGWADVAGERPDICSVEGLDLPRLDPAIILGALIPETSRLGLVATGSTLLEPPYAFARRMATLDILSGGRIGWNVVTTGTADTAVQGFGVPMVGHDERYLMADDFMQVVYKLWEQAWEEGALERDKSGRFADPSKVHRIAHDGPYFRSHGYGNTSRSPQGTPVLFQAGASPAGREFGGKHGEAIFVGSGSVEQLRAHSTAIREEAVKNGRAASDVKIMSAFAAIVGSTEEEAQRKYAEVSDAQNPDVTVASYAWFTGLDLSAYAPSTPMAELSTELSQTQVARFADKTVGDVLGDWHAHGVGARPIVGTPEQVADRMIELADGADLDGFLFAPVIPPASTVDFIEHVLPILKQRGAIVDPPAEPQSLRERLMGTPTPALADTHTGSQYRRTMSRV; from the coding sequence ATGACCGATCAGAACAGCGTCAAGCAGCTGCGTCTCGGCCTCTTCGAGAACGCCCAGGCGAACGACTCCGGCACCGCGACCTGGCGTCACCCCGACAACAAGCGGTACCTCTTCGACAAGTTCGAGTACTGGCGCGACACCGCCCGCATGGTCGAGGACGCCGGTTTCGACTTCCTCTTCCTCGCGGACGCCTGGGGCTGGGCCGACGTCGCCGGCGAACGCCCCGACATCTGCTCGGTCGAGGGTCTGGATCTGCCACGCCTCGACCCCGCGATCATCCTCGGCGCGCTGATCCCCGAGACCAGCCGCCTCGGTCTGGTCGCGACCGGATCGACCCTGCTCGAGCCGCCGTACGCGTTCGCGCGTCGGATGGCGACCCTCGACATCCTCTCCGGCGGACGCATCGGCTGGAACGTCGTGACCACGGGGACGGCCGACACCGCGGTGCAGGGGTTCGGAGTCCCCATGGTGGGTCACGACGAGCGCTACCTCATGGCCGACGACTTCATGCAGGTCGTCTACAAGCTGTGGGAGCAGGCCTGGGAGGAGGGGGCGCTCGAACGGGACAAGTCCGGGCGCTTCGCGGATCCGTCCAAGGTGCACCGCATCGCCCACGACGGACCGTACTTCCGCTCCCACGGGTACGGCAACACCTCGCGCTCGCCGCAGGGTACCCCGGTGCTCTTCCAGGCCGGAGCGTCACCCGCGGGCCGCGAATTCGGTGGCAAGCACGGCGAGGCGATCTTCGTGGGCAGCGGCTCGGTGGAGCAGCTGCGTGCGCACTCGACCGCGATCCGCGAAGAGGCCGTGAAGAACGGTCGTGCCGCGTCCGACGTCAAGATCATGTCGGCGTTCGCCGCGATCGTCGGCAGCACGGAGGAGGAGGCGCAGCGCAAGTACGCTGAGGTCTCCGACGCGCAGAACCCCGACGTCACGGTCGCCTCCTACGCCTGGTTCACCGGGCTCGACCTGTCGGCGTACGCACCGAGCACCCCGATGGCCGAGCTGAGCACCGAGCTGTCGCAGACGCAGGTCGCCCGTTTCGCCGACAAGACGGTCGGCGACGTGCTCGGCGACTGGCACGCGCACGGTGTCGGCGCCCGGCCGATCGTCGGCACCCCCGAGCAGGTGGCGGACCGGATGATCGAGCTCGCCGATGGCGCCGACCTCGACGGATTCCTGTTCGCCCCCGTCATCCCGCCGGCATCCACGGTCGACTTCATCGAGCACGTGCTGCCGATCCTCAAGCAGCGCGGCGCGATCGTCGACCCGCCGGCCGAGCCGCAGAGCCTTCGGGAGCGGCTGATGGGCACTCCGACCCCGGCGCTGGCCGACACCCACACCGGATCGCAGTACCGCCGGACGATGTCGCGTGTCTGA
- the gabT gene encoding 4-aminobutyrate--2-oxoglutarate transaminase, with protein MALLDTAAVAVPLGGPELPQERRLVTELPGPRSAEILARKADAVAAGVGHTVPVATVAAGGGVVVDADGNSLIDLGSGIAVTTVGNAHPKVAAAVAAQAAQFTHTCFMISPYESYIEVAEALNRVTPGDFAKKSALFNSGAEAVENAIKIARKYTGRQAVVAFDHGYHGRTNLTMALTAKSMPYKSGFGPFAPEVYRAPMSYPFRDGLEGNEAAARVILQLEKQIGADNLAAVIIEPIQGEGGFIVPADGFLPAIVEWCRANGVVFIADEVQTGFARTGHMFASEIFGIEPDLITTAKGIAGGLPLAAVTGRSEIMDASHAGGLGGTYGGNPIACAAALAAIDVFENDGVIERAREIGAILTERLTAIQQNDPRVGDVRGHGAMIAAEFVDPETNAPDAALTAAVAKACIAQGVIVLTCGTYGNVIRFLPPLAIGDDLLNEGIDVVAAALAAA; from the coding sequence ATGGCACTCCTCGACACCGCAGCTGTTGCAGTTCCCCTCGGCGGACCCGAGCTCCCCCAGGAGCGTCGTCTGGTCACTGAACTTCCCGGGCCGCGCTCGGCCGAGATCCTGGCGCGCAAGGCGGATGCCGTCGCTGCCGGCGTCGGCCACACCGTGCCGGTCGCTACCGTCGCCGCCGGCGGCGGAGTCGTCGTCGACGCGGACGGGAACTCGCTCATCGACCTCGGATCCGGCATCGCCGTGACCACGGTGGGCAACGCGCACCCCAAGGTCGCTGCTGCCGTCGCCGCACAGGCCGCGCAGTTCACGCACACCTGTTTCATGATCTCGCCCTACGAGTCGTACATCGAGGTCGCCGAGGCTCTGAACCGCGTCACCCCCGGCGACTTCGCCAAGAAGAGCGCGCTGTTCAACTCGGGCGCAGAGGCCGTCGAGAACGCGATCAAGATCGCCCGCAAGTACACCGGCCGGCAGGCGGTCGTCGCGTTCGACCACGGCTACCACGGCCGCACGAACCTGACCATGGCCCTCACCGCCAAGTCGATGCCGTACAAGAGCGGATTCGGACCGTTCGCCCCCGAGGTGTACCGCGCGCCGATGTCGTACCCGTTCCGCGATGGACTCGAGGGCAACGAGGCCGCGGCTCGCGTCATCCTGCAGCTCGAGAAGCAGATCGGTGCCGACAACCTGGCCGCCGTCATCATCGAGCCGATCCAGGGCGAGGGAGGCTTCATCGTCCCGGCTGACGGCTTCCTGCCCGCGATCGTCGAGTGGTGCCGTGCGAACGGCGTCGTCTTCATCGCCGACGAGGTCCAGACCGGTTTCGCCCGCACGGGCCACATGTTCGCGAGCGAGATCTTCGGCATCGAGCCCGACCTGATCACCACGGCCAAGGGCATCGCCGGTGGGCTGCCGCTCGCCGCCGTCACCGGTCGCTCCGAGATCATGGACGCCTCGCACGCCGGCGGTCTCGGCGGCACCTACGGCGGAAACCCGATCGCCTGCGCCGCAGCGCTCGCCGCGATCGACGTCTTCGAGAACGACGGAGTGATCGAGCGCGCCCGCGAGATCGGCGCGATCCTCACCGAGCGTCTCACCGCGATCCAGCAGAACGACCCGCGCGTCGGCGACGTCCGCGGCCACGGTGCGATGATCGCGGCCGAGTTCGTCGACCCGGAGACCAACGCCCCCGACGCCGCACTCACCGCGGCCGTCGCAAAGGCGTGCATCGCCCAGGGCGTCATCGTCCTCACCTGCGGCACCTACGGCAACGTCATCCGCTTCCTTCCCCCGCTCGCGATCGGCGACGATCTGCTCAACGAGGGAATCGACGTCGTCGCCGCAGCACTCGCCGCGGCCTAG
- a CDS encoding ABC transporter permease, which yields MSEMTIRDTTATLATARLRAGARRGGIPPWLRWGSWVPTLITFVIAATLWQVVAWTNPYVLPTLEAIGGSLVDDAGMYWSNFLVTLLEVVVGASAGILAGFVLAVVMAEFQIIERAVMPLVIIVMVTPIVAIAPALVVAFGFGMVPKFIVTGLVVFFPMLVNSLAGLRDVDQRALDVFKTLHASRWEIFRELRFPGSMPYVFAGLRIALPLAVVGAAVAEFVAAGQQAGLGSLVTTSAAQANLPVTWASIALLCLLGVLLIILLAIVRKRVLWWSDGEVTAKG from the coding sequence ATGTCTGAGATGACGATCCGCGACACGACGGCGACCCTCGCCACCGCGCGACTGCGTGCGGGTGCGCGACGCGGCGGGATCCCGCCGTGGTTGCGCTGGGGCTCCTGGGTCCCGACCCTGATCACCTTCGTGATCGCCGCGACGCTGTGGCAGGTCGTGGCCTGGACCAACCCGTACGTGCTCCCGACGTTGGAGGCGATCGGCGGCAGCCTGGTCGACGATGCCGGCATGTACTGGTCGAACTTCCTGGTCACGCTGCTCGAGGTCGTGGTCGGCGCCTCCGCCGGCATCCTCGCCGGCTTCGTGCTCGCGGTCGTCATGGCGGAGTTCCAGATCATCGAGCGCGCGGTGATGCCGCTGGTCATCATCGTGATGGTGACGCCGATCGTGGCGATCGCCCCTGCACTCGTCGTGGCGTTCGGCTTCGGCATGGTACCGAAGTTCATCGTCACCGGTCTCGTGGTGTTCTTCCCGATGCTCGTGAACTCCCTGGCGGGACTCCGCGATGTCGACCAGCGCGCGCTCGACGTGTTCAAGACGCTGCACGCCTCGCGCTGGGAGATCTTCCGCGAGCTGCGCTTCCCCGGCAGCATGCCGTACGTCTTCGCGGGTCTCCGCATCGCGCTGCCGCTGGCCGTCGTCGGCGCCGCGGTCGCGGAGTTCGTGGCGGCCGGACAGCAGGCCGGACTCGGCTCGCTCGTGACGACCTCGGCCGCACAGGCCAACCTCCCCGTCACGTGGGCCAGCATCGCCCTGCTGTGCCTGCTCGGCGTGCTCCTGATCATCCTCCTCGCGATCGTGCGCAAGCGCGTGCTGTGGTGGAGCGACGGCGAGGTCACGGCGAAGGGCTGA
- a CDS encoding ABC transporter substrate-binding protein, translated as MATSSAETRFRITATLTCVLAATLTLGACSAQPAGSDTAPTDAASDTCQRNQDAGKITYISGYGYSASAGQLDVFLAEELGYFDELCLDVEINASGANGQQLVASGQAQFTALGSASDVMLAAANSKNLTAVATYGTTPPFSIFGNEKLKSLKGLEGGSLGYFINLTPIASAMLDEAGVDVSKVEMVKMTNYDPTVVVREQVDAIVGYASNQPQSLKAQDLPFSEFLPADLGVEGTYNVMEVNSRFLDEHREVAADFMRASLKALQYCLDESDACIDTLAQLAEDNNQGAAFPRDQLARTWEVESAWVRESAGGNPGVQTAEMWEPEYALVEKYGDVKDLPAIEDMMDADLVADLYDGDALIWPAK; from the coding sequence ATGGCTACTTCCTCTGCGGAAACCCGATTCCGCATCACTGCCACCCTGACGTGCGTTCTCGCTGCCACGCTGACGCTCGGAGCCTGCTCCGCGCAACCAGCCGGCAGCGATACCGCCCCCACGGATGCAGCATCCGACACCTGCCAGCGCAATCAGGATGCCGGCAAGATCACCTACATCTCCGGCTACGGCTACTCCGCCAGCGCCGGACAGCTCGATGTGTTCCTCGCCGAGGAGCTGGGCTACTTCGACGAGCTCTGCCTCGACGTCGAGATCAACGCATCGGGCGCGAACGGCCAGCAGCTCGTGGCCTCGGGTCAGGCGCAGTTCACCGCGCTGGGCTCGGCATCCGATGTGATGCTCGCGGCGGCGAACAGCAAGAACCTCACCGCGGTCGCCACCTACGGCACCACCCCGCCGTTCTCCATCTTCGGCAACGAGAAGCTGAAGAGCCTCAAGGGCCTCGAGGGCGGATCTCTCGGCTACTTCATCAACCTCACCCCGATCGCCTCCGCCATGCTCGACGAGGCCGGAGTCGACGTCTCGAAGGTCGAGATGGTGAAGATGACGAACTACGACCCGACCGTGGTCGTGCGCGAGCAGGTCGACGCGATCGTCGGCTACGCCTCCAACCAGCCGCAGTCGCTCAAGGCGCAGGATCTGCCGTTCAGCGAGTTCCTCCCGGCCGACCTCGGCGTGGAGGGCACGTACAACGTGATGGAGGTCAACTCCCGCTTCCTCGACGAGCACCGCGAGGTCGCCGCCGACTTCATGCGCGCGAGCTTGAAGGCGCTGCAGTACTGCCTCGACGAATCCGACGCCTGCATCGACACGCTCGCGCAGCTCGCGGAGGACAACAATCAGGGCGCGGCCTTCCCGCGCGACCAGCTCGCCCGCACGTGGGAGGTGGAATCCGCCTGGGTCCGCGAGAGCGCCGGAGGCAACCCCGGAGTGCAGACCGCCGAGATGTGGGAGCCCGAGTACGCCCTCGTCGAGAAGTACGGCGACGTCAAGGACCTCCCCGCGATCGAGGACATGATGGACGCCGATCTGGTCGCCGACCTGTACGACGGCGACGCGCTGATCTGGCCGGCGAAGTGA